Within Pelistega ratti, the genomic segment TATTTAAGGTATCACGAGAGAATTTATCTGTCCCTGTGTACCAAGTCATAAAACCAGAAGTGGTAAGATTCATTTCATCTTCTAAATCAGACGATGAAATAGCTTTATTACCAACAAAGTTAATATCACGAATTCTTGCTCGACTACCCTCTGCTACTAAGAAACTGATACCAACACGATTATTGGGTAATGGGGTTAATGTAGGTTTAATATCAACAGTGTAATTGCCTTTTGTCACATATTGATTACGAATTTCGGTAATGGCTTTATCGAGTAAAGCTGGATTATAGGCTTTACCCTCTCCTAATCCCAATTCATTTAATGATTTAACAATATCCTCCCCTCTAAAGGCACTCATACCTTCAAAAATAACAGAAGACACAATAGGACGCTCTTCTACAGCAATATTAACAACACGACCTTCTGTTGTAATTTTGACATCATTAAATAAACCTGTGGCATAGAGACGGCGTACGGAGTCTGTCGCTATATCATCACTAAAAGTAGTCCCTACACGAGCAGGAATATAGCTAAACACCATAGAGGGTTCAGCACTACGCAAACCAGTAACGCGAATATCTTGTATAACAAAAGGCGAAAACGCATTCGCTGTTACAGGCAAAATTAATGCCGAAACAAAAGAAGCTATCGCTGTTTTATGTAAGTGTTTTAATGGGCGAATTTTCATTCGTGCATTCCTTGAAGATGAGTATCCATAATTAACGAATTATTTTAAGCTATAAAGTGCCATTTGTCAGTAATATTTGGCTTTATACCTTGAATAAACTCATACCATAAGCCAATCTTACGACTATTTTCATTAAAATACCGAATAACTAATGATAAAAGGTAATAATATCCTTAATTTATTGATAAAAATAACTATTGAAAAATTCGATTAATATCATTACTCAGGGCAAAAAACATCATTAAAAATAAAAAACCATACCCGACTATCATAATATTTCGTAATAAATTATCTGATAGTGCTTTCCCTCTTATGGCTTCGATAGAATAAATCACCATTTGCCCCCCATCTAAGCCAGGAATAGGTAAAAGATTTAATACACCAATACTAATACTAATGAGGGCAATAAATTGAATAAATGTTATCCAACCATGCTGTGCTACTTTGCCTGAATAATCAGCTATCGTCAATGGCCCACTTAGGTTTTTAAGAGAAACCTCACCAATAATCATTTTTCCGATCATTTTAAAGGAAAGTAAAGCAGTATCCCACGTTTTATCAATCGCTTTAATCAATGCATCAATAGGATTATATTGTACATAGGTCATAGGGTAATTCGCACCAAATCTTGCTTGAATCCGTGCAACTGTACGCCCATCTTCTAATGTGACTATTGTTGGCACAATAAATAAATCTACTTCTTGATGGTGACGACTCACTGTAAGCGTAATATTTTTATCGATACTCTCTTGAATCATTTGAATAAAGTCAGCTAATTGAGCAATGGTTTGCCCATTCATCGCCTTAATAGTATCCCCTACTTGTAAGCCTGCTTTTTCGGCAGGTCCTCCAGTAATAACTTCTTGCACAATAGGCGTTGGTGTTGTCAATGCTAAACCAGATAATTTTGTCAGGTTAGTATGCTCTAAGTTGCCCGTATAAGGTGGAAAGGCAAGATTAACGATTTTTTGCTCTCCCCATTTATTCGTTATTTGCATATTTACTGTTTGCCCTAAGGTCATTGGCCCACTTAATGCTTCAAGAGCCTCTGACCAACTATATATCTCTGTACCATTAATAGCATGGATCTTATCCCCCGCACGGATACCTGCATTGGCAGCAATAGAATGTTCGGCGGGTTCAGCAACAATCGCTTCTGGTTGTTGCTCTCCAATCATAAAAGTAAAGGTATAAATAATAATACCTAATAAAAAACTAAAAGTAGGGCCTGCTGCGTAAATCACTACTTTTTGCCAAGCTGTTTTTTCTTGAACAGATTCACCAACTTGATAATCAGGATGATTGGGACGTGGTTCTGCTAGTGGTTTAACATATCCTCCCAAGGGAAGCATAGAAATAGCCCATTCTGTTCCCTTTTTATCTACTCGGCGGTACAATACCTTACCAAAACCAACTGAAAAGCGTTCTACATGAACATTGTAATAACGGGCAGCAACATAGTGACCGTACTCATGAAATACGACCACAATACAAATAGTAATTAGAAAAGTTAGAATACTCAAGAAAAACCTTTATGAACGTAAAGAATGTAGATACTGTAATGTTTTTGCTCTTACCTCAGCATCAAAATCCACTACCTCATCAATAGTCGTTAAGACAGGAAGTTGAATCTGCTGAAGCATAGTTGCTATAGTCTCCGCAATTTGCGTAAATTTAATTTTATAGTCTAAAAATTCTTGTACCGCAATTTCATTAGACGCATTTAAGATAGTACAAGCACCAATGCCCTCTTTTAAGGCTTTAAAAGCTAATGATAAACAAGGATAGCGTTGATTATCAGGTGGCATAAAATCTAATTGGGTAAGCTGGCTTAAATCAAAACTTGCCGCTTGATGAGAAATACGATCTGGATAAGCTAAAGCATAAGAAATAGGGATACGCATATCATGATGCCCCATTTGTGCTAATAATGAACCATCTATAAACTGCACCATTGAATGAATTGTACTTTGTGGATGAATAACGACATCAATCTGTGATACATCTAGGTCAAACAACCATTTCGCCTCAATTACCTCTAGCCCCTTATTCACCATTGTGGCAGAGTCCACCGAGATTTTTCGTCCCATATTCCAATTAGGGTGTTTACAGGCTTGCTCTGGTGTAACGGTTGCTAGACTGTCAATCGGTATATTTCTAAACGGCCCTCCCGAAGCCGTAATAATCACTTTGTGCAAATATTTTGTTGAATCTTGTTTAGGTAGGCATTGAAATATCGCATTATGCTCACTATCAATAGGTAAGAGGGTTGCATGGTGATCTTTAACCGCTTTCATAAATAAAGCGCCTGCTGTTACCAAAACTTCTTTGTTTGCCAATAAAATACGCTTACCTGCTTGAGCAGCTGCATAGGCACTTTTAAGCCCTGCCGCACCAACAATGGCACAAACAATCGTATCAGCAAGTGGGTCTTTTGCCGTCTCACACAAGCCCTCTTGTCCTATTCTAATTTCTGGAATAGTCGCCCCTTGATAAAAAGAAAGTACATCTTTTTTGGCTTTTTCGTCGGGTACAATCAGTACCTTAGGAGAAAAACGTTGTGCAAGATGAGCAAGTTTTTCCATATGAGAAAAGGCACTCAAGGCATAAACACGGTATTTATCAGGATGGCAGGCAATAATATCTAGGGTACTTGTCCCTATTGATCCCGTAGCACCAAAAATAACAAGCGACTGCATAGTGTTTTAAATATTAAAAAGAAAAATAAAATTCATGGCTAAGGGAGTAACCGCAATAACAGAATCTAAACGATCCCATACGCCACCATGTCCTGGTAATAACTGGCTAGAATCTTTGACACTCGCTCGTCTTTTGAGTAAGGACTCGTAAAGATCACCAAAAATAGACACTATGCCGAGTAGTAGCCCAACAATAACAGCACCACCAAAACCCATAAAATGCACTAAAAAAGCAGAAAAAGAATGATCTATATAGGCACTAATTATTATCCAAATAGCAACACTTAATAAACCACAAATTGCGCCTGACCGTGTTTTTCCAGGACTAATGGTAGGGGCTAATTTTTCACCACCAAAATACCGACCTCCAAAATAAGCAAAAATATCAGCACACCAAATAATAATTAAGAAACTCAATAAAAACCAAGTACCCGATAGTAAATAGATAGTTAATAAACTGATCCATGCCGCCGTAGAAGCCATCACAGCAAAAATACTATGTAAATAGCTATTGCTGATTTGGCGAGTTTCTCCCCGATAAAGTACAATTGGGATAATTAATAACCAAATAAAACTCAAAAAAAAGGTAAGTACCATCAATAGAGAAAAAATGGATAGTTTCCAAGGATTGGCATAAAATAAACTTAGCCTATCAGGTATAGCCGCTAGCTCATCTCCATTAAGAGGAATAAACAGGCTATATAAGCTCATAAAGGCGATAAAACTAACAATGGCAACTAGTGCTGCTTTTAGTCCTTTTTTTGAGGTTGGTAATGAAATACGCAACCATTCAAAAATAGTTAAAGCACTTGCCACACTCAAAAAAATAGCAAAATAGAAAGGATTAGATAAACTTAGCAATATGGCTAAAATAACCAATAAAACAATGGCAGTTATTACTCGAGGAATTAGCATAATTTACATTTTTAGTTGAGCTGATGTACGACCAAATCGCCGCTCTCGTTGAGCATACCAATGAATAGCAGCTTCAAAATCATCAGCAGAAAAATCGGGCCAATATTTTTCTGTAAAATAAAGCTCTGTATAGGCAAGTTGCCAAATCATAAAATTAGATACTCTACTCTCTCCACCCGTTCGAATAAAAAGATCTGGCTCTGGAATATCAGCGAAACAAAGGTAAGGAGATAAATCTGATTCTTGAATAAGGGATTGCCCATTTAAGTCTGGTCGATGTTGGAGCATTTTTTGCATAGCTTGCAATATATCCCAACGACCACCATAATTAGCTGCAATATTTAATTGAAGCCCTGTATTATGTGCTGTAGATGCTTCTGCGGCTTGAATCAATGTTTGTAATGTTGCATCAAAAGCCGATAAGTCTCCTACTACTTTTAGCTTCATATTGTTTTTTTGAAGTTTGGTAACTTCTTTTTGTAATGCCTTTACAAATAACTTCATCAATAAGCTGACTTCATCCGCAGGTCGGCGCCAGTTTTCAGAGCTAAAAGCGAATAAAGTCAGATAAGGAATATGATTTCTTGCACAGTATTCTACCGCACGGCGTACAGCTTGGATACCACGAATATGCCCTGCTGTACGCGGTAAATGACGCTTAGTCGCCCACCGTCCGTTACCATCCATAATAATAGCAACATGGCGAGGTTTTTCGCTAACCGTAGGAATACTCAGTGTAGAACTTTGCGTCATAACTACTTTATTACTAAACTTTCATAATTTCGGCTTCTTTATCAGCCACGAGTTTGTCAATTTCAGCGACATATTTATCTGTCATTTTTTGTACAACATCTTGTGTACGGCGATCATCATCTTCTGAAATTTCTTTTTCTTTCAATAGACGTTTTAACGCATCATTTGCTTCACGGCGAAGATTACGCACAGCTACTTTACTATCTTCACCTTCTGAACGTACCACTTTGGTTAAATCACGACGACGCTCTTCTGTTAATGGTGGCATAGGCACACGAATTGAATCGCCTAAAGCAACAGGATTTAAACCTAAATCAGACTCACGAATAGCTTTTTCAATTGGCGCTGCCATATTTTTTTCCCAAGGTTGTACATTTAATGTGCGTGCATCA encodes:
- the rseP gene encoding RIP metalloprotease RseP, coding for MSILTFLITICIVVVFHEYGHYVAARYYNVHVERFSVGFGKVLYRRVDKKGTEWAISMLPLGGYVKPLAEPRPNHPDYQVGESVQEKTAWQKVVIYAAGPTFSFLLGIIIYTFTFMIGEQQPEAIVAEPAEHSIAANAGIRAGDKIHAINGTEIYSWSEALEALSGPMTLGQTVNMQITNKWGEQKIVNLAFPPYTGNLEHTNLTKLSGLALTTPTPIVQEVITGGPAEKAGLQVGDTIKAMNGQTIAQLADFIQMIQESIDKNITLTVSRHHQEVDLFIVPTIVTLEDGRTVARIQARFGANYPMTYVQYNPIDALIKAIDKTWDTALLSFKMIGKMIIGEVSLKNLSGPLTIADYSGKVAQHGWITFIQFIALISISIGVLNLLPIPGLDGGQMVIYSIEAIRGKALSDNLLRNIMIVGYGFLFLMMFFALSNDINRIFQ
- the dxr gene encoding 1-deoxy-D-xylulose-5-phosphate reductoisomerase — protein: MQSLVIFGATGSIGTSTLDIIACHPDKYRVYALSAFSHMEKLAHLAQRFSPKVLIVPDEKAKKDVLSFYQGATIPEIRIGQEGLCETAKDPLADTIVCAIVGAAGLKSAYAAAQAGKRILLANKEVLVTAGALFMKAVKDHHATLLPIDSEHNAIFQCLPKQDSTKYLHKVIITASGGPFRNIPIDSLATVTPEQACKHPNWNMGRKISVDSATMVNKGLEVIEAKWLFDLDVSQIDVVIHPQSTIHSMVQFIDGSLLAQMGHHDMRIPISYALAYPDRISHQAASFDLSQLTQLDFMPPDNQRYPCLSLAFKALKEGIGACTILNASNEIAVQEFLDYKIKFTQIAETIATMLQQIQLPVLTTIDEVVDFDAEVRAKTLQYLHSLRS
- a CDS encoding phosphatidate cytidylyltransferase, translating into MLIPRVITAIVLLVILAILLSLSNPFYFAIFLSVASALTIFEWLRISLPTSKKGLKAALVAIVSFIAFMSLYSLFIPLNGDELAAIPDRLSLFYANPWKLSIFSLLMVLTFFLSFIWLLIIPIVLYRGETRQISNSYLHSIFAVMASTAAWISLLTIYLLSGTWFLLSFLIIIWCADIFAYFGGRYFGGEKLAPTISPGKTRSGAICGLLSVAIWIIISAYIDHSFSAFLVHFMGFGGAVIVGLLLGIVSIFGDLYESLLKRRASVKDSSQLLPGHGGVWDRLDSVIAVTPLAMNFIFLFNI
- the uppS gene encoding polyprenyl diphosphate synthase codes for the protein MTQSSTLSIPTVSEKPRHVAIIMDGNGRWATKRHLPRTAGHIRGIQAVRRAVEYCARNHIPYLTLFAFSSENWRRPADEVSLLMKLFVKALQKEVTKLQKNNMKLKVVGDLSAFDATLQTLIQAAEASTAHNTGLQLNIAANYGGRWDILQAMQKMLQHRPDLNGQSLIQESDLSPYLCFADIPEPDLFIRTGGESRVSNFMIWQLAYTELYFTEKYWPDFSADDFEAAIHWYAQRERRFGRTSAQLKM
- the frr gene encoding ribosome recycling factor → MSISDITKSTETRMGKSIENLKVNLSKIRTGRAHAGILDHVHVDYYGSMVPVGQVANVSVVDARTLNVQPWEKNMAAPIEKAIRESDLGLNPVALGDSIRVPMPPLTEERRRDLTKVVRSEGEDSKVAVRNLRREANDALKRLLKEKEISEDDDRRTQDVVQKMTDKYVAEIDKLVADKEAEIMKV